From Nitrospiraceae bacterium, a single genomic window includes:
- a CDS encoding sigma-54-dependent Fis family transcriptional regulator produces the protein MPTTKPSTFTILLIEDNGGDVEMFLRAVEHELPRHEDEEVELLINATAEGGLERLSHEPIDLIITDVRLPGMSGIELLRRVQDMNRRIPVIVVSWVNAVDTAIDAMRHGAFDYVVKPFDAMDLAARIHRAMRMADILRHTEPNGTDSQPMPFKDLVGVSPPIKNVMQMIEAIAKVPSTTLIIGETGTGKELIAKAIHERSAERDGPFQVVDCTTFAEGTVESELFGHVRGAFTGAVSDKTGLIESGSRGTVFLDEIGDLPANLQAKLLRVLEEGEVRAVGSTQQKKVNVRFVAATNQDLAEKVKRNEFRKDLFFRLNVMVIRVPPLRERPEDIPVLARHFMSRYAKEFSKHTDDIHPSAVTELVAYPWPGNVRELRNVMERAVMLAKSNRIAVTDVSGLLQSPDRRGADGMEDYLHLPYAKAKEQILAAFNHRYISAKLSIHHGNVTHAAQEAGLPRSYFHEIMRRYLKDAGQDVSKS, from the coding sequence ATGCCCACGACCAAGCCCTCAACCTTCACCATCCTGTTGATCGAGGACAACGGCGGCGACGTCGAGATGTTCCTTCGCGCCGTGGAACACGAACTGCCTCGCCATGAGGATGAGGAAGTGGAATTATTGATCAACGCAACGGCTGAAGGTGGATTGGAGCGCCTCTCCCACGAACCGATCGACCTCATCATCACGGACGTTCGGTTACCCGGGATGAGCGGCATCGAGTTGCTCCGGCGGGTCCAGGATATGAACCGCCGCATCCCGGTCATCGTCGTCAGCTGGGTCAATGCGGTCGATACCGCAATCGATGCCATGCGCCACGGCGCGTTCGATTACGTGGTCAAACCGTTCGACGCGATGGATCTGGCCGCCCGCATCCACCGTGCCATGCGCATGGCCGATATTCTTCGGCACACCGAGCCCAACGGGACCGACAGCCAGCCGATGCCGTTCAAGGATCTGGTCGGAGTCAGCCCGCCGATCAAGAACGTGATGCAGATGATCGAAGCCATCGCCAAAGTCCCTTCGACCACGCTCATCATCGGTGAAACCGGTACCGGAAAAGAGTTGATCGCAAAGGCCATCCATGAGCGCAGCGCCGAGCGTGACGGCCCCTTTCAAGTGGTCGACTGCACGACATTTGCCGAGGGCACCGTCGAAAGCGAACTCTTCGGCCATGTGCGCGGGGCATTCACTGGGGCGGTGTCGGACAAGACCGGCCTGATCGAGTCCGGAAGCCGCGGCACGGTCTTTCTCGACGAGATCGGAGACCTACCCGCCAACTTGCAAGCCAAGCTCCTACGGGTGCTGGAAGAGGGCGAGGTTCGAGCAGTCGGCAGCACCCAGCAAAAGAAGGTGAATGTCCGGTTCGTCGCAGCCACGAACCAGGACCTGGCCGAAAAGGTCAAGCGCAACGAATTTCGCAAGGACCTGTTTTTCAGGCTCAACGTCATGGTCATCCGCGTCCCGCCCCTGCGCGAACGGCCGGAAGACATCCCCGTCTTGGCTCGGCATTTCATGTCGCGCTATGCCAAGGAATTCAGCAAGCACACCGACGATATTCATCCGTCGGCCGTCACCGAATTGGTTGCCTATCCCTGGCCCGGTAACGTGCGCGAGCTCCGCAACGTCATGGAGCGCGCGGTCATGCTGGCCAAGAGCAATCGAATCGCCGTGACAGACGTCTCAGGGCTGCTGCAGTCTCCCGACCGGCGAGGAGCGGACGGAATGGAAGATTACCTTCACCTTCCATATGCGAAGGCCAAGGAGCAGATCCTCGCCGCATTCAACCATCGATACATCTCCGCCAAGCTCTCGATCCATCACGGCAATGTCACCCACGCCGCACAGGAGGCCGGCCTCCCTCGCTCTTATTTTCATGAAATCATGCGGCGCTATCTCAAAGATGCCGGGCAGGACGTCAG